One window from the genome of Gemmatimonadota bacterium encodes:
- a CDS encoding nuclear transport factor 2 family protein, protein MTLTADGRSLPRRRELPGASSAPFRTVLSAVLLMSAALACSAPTENSETPADAAQPTAAELTAVPDVLTQEEEAVLETVLDLFRAMRTSDGELAAAVFHPEARMGRRTEEGGIAFGTADGFIEAIGRPKEQVWDEPIWDVVVNVDGQLAQAWTPYAFYLDGEYSHCGVDAFQLYLTDGRWQITQLVDTRREECEMPAEDRLLR, encoded by the coding sequence ATGACCCTTACAGCCGATGGACGAAGCCTCCCGCGGCGGCGCGAGCTGCCAGGCGCATCGTCCGCTCCCTTTCGAACGGTCCTTTCCGCGGTCCTCCTCATGTCGGCGGCTCTCGCATGCTCCGCCCCCACCGAAAATTCGGAGACTCCCGCGGACGCTGCTCAACCGACGGCGGCCGAGCTCACCGCCGTTCCCGACGTCCTCACGCAAGAGGAGGAGGCCGTCCTCGAGACCGTGCTCGATCTCTTCAGGGCCATGCGCACCAGCGACGGCGAGCTGGCGGCGGCGGTCTTCCATCCCGAGGCCCGCATGGGCAGGCGCACCGAGGAGGGCGGCATCGCATTCGGGACGGCGGACGGATTCATCGAGGCTATCGGACGCCCGAAGGAACAGGTCTGGGACGAACCGATCTGGGACGTGGTCGTCAACGTGGACGGGCAGCTCGCCCAGGCGTGGACGCCGTACGCCTTTTACCTTGATGGCGAGTACTCCCATTGCGGCGTCGACGCCTTCCAGCTCTATCTCACCGACGGGCGGTGGCAGATAACACAGTTGGTCGACACGAGAAGAGAGGAGTGCGAGATGCCGGCGGAGGATCGTCTGTTAAGGTGA
- a CDS encoding aminotransferase class V-fold PLP-dependent enzyme translates to MNTLTLPAAAAATGIAPALFNSRAAAVSRELALHPGSPGRIAADEDFWFEVAQAFTVDRTLVNLNNGGVSPSPAWVQDAMERHLRYSNLAPTYTMWQVLEPQREGVRKRMAREWGVDAEEIAFTRNASESLQTMQLGLDLEAGDEVLTTTQDYGRMITTFKQRERREGIVLRQIRIPVPAERPAEVVRLFEDAITPRTRMILACHMINLTGQILPVTELNAMARRHGIPLVIDGAHALAHFHFTLGEIDVDNYSTSLHKWLFAPHGTGLLYVRREKIPEVWPLMAAPEPMTDNIRKFEEIGTHPAANYLAIGEALSFHQGVGSERKEARLVHLRDYWADALLLNDNVRLHTSRKPGFAAGIANVEVVGVEPNALRDHLWQEHRIITVAINHPEFRGLRVSPSVYTTKQELDRFIDVVDHVAKRGLA, encoded by the coding sequence ATCAACACTCTCACGCTCCCGGCGGCCGCAGCGGCCACCGGCATCGCGCCCGCCCTCTTCAACTCCAGGGCGGCGGCCGTCTCCCGGGAACTGGCTCTCCACCCGGGTTCTCCGGGCCGGATCGCGGCCGACGAGGATTTCTGGTTCGAGGTCGCCCAGGCGTTCACGGTGGACCGTACCCTCGTCAACCTGAACAACGGTGGAGTGAGCCCTTCGCCGGCGTGGGTTCAGGATGCGATGGAGCGTCACCTCCGCTACTCGAACCTCGCTCCCACCTACACGATGTGGCAGGTGCTGGAGCCTCAGCGGGAAGGGGTGAGAAAGCGCATGGCCCGCGAGTGGGGCGTGGACGCAGAGGAGATCGCCTTCACCAGGAACGCTTCCGAGAGTCTTCAGACGATGCAGCTGGGGCTCGATCTCGAGGCCGGCGACGAGGTGCTGACCACGACCCAGGACTACGGGCGCATGATCACCACCTTCAAGCAGCGGGAGCGCCGGGAGGGCATCGTGCTCCGTCAGATCAGGATCCCGGTTCCGGCGGAGCGCCCCGCGGAAGTGGTCCGTCTTTTCGAAGATGCGATCACGCCGCGCACGCGCATGATTCTCGCCTGCCACATGATCAATCTCACCGGTCAGATACTTCCGGTGACCGAGCTGAACGCCATGGCGAGGCGCCACGGGATACCGCTCGTGATCGACGGCGCCCACGCGCTCGCCCACTTCCACTTCACCCTGGGCGAGATCGACGTCGACAATTACTCGACGAGCCTGCACAAGTGGCTCTTCGCACCCCACGGCACCGGACTGCTCTACGTGCGTCGCGAGAAGATCCCCGAGGTGTGGCCGCTGATGGCCGCCCCGGAGCCCATGACCGACAACATCCGCAAGTTCGAGGAGATCGGCACCCATCCTGCGGCGAACTACCTCGCGATCGGCGAGGCGCTCTCGTTCCACCAGGGAGTCGGCTCGGAGCGCAAGGAGGCCCGTCTCGTCCACCTGCGCGACTATTGGGCCGACGCCCTGCTCCTGAACGACAACGTCAGGCTGCACACGAGCCGGAAGCCGGGTTTCGCCGCCGGCATCGCGAACGTCGAGGTCGTGGGAGTGGAACCGAACGCTCTTCGCGACCACCTTTGGCAGGAGCACCGCATCATCACCGTGGCGATCAACCACCCCGAGTTCCGCGGCCTGCGCGTCAGCCCGAGCGTCTACACGACCAAGCAGGAGCTCGACCGCTTCATAGACGTCGTGGATCACGTCGCCAAGCGGGGGCTCGCCTGA
- a CDS encoding prephenate dehydrogenase has translation MTTESAQPRPIRSGPIRSDPDTTVEPVRVAVLGLGVMGGSLVRALAGNPAYELAGWSPVADERRKTLEAGLLRSASSERRDAVEAADIVVLATPLRTVCELMAEIARTAPPEATVTDVASLKVPVRNEAKRVGVYERWVGAHPMAGSEKSGFDASSAELYCGARVWIADKGNSEPSTERIEQVEALWRAAGGVPVRTDATAHDELMAVASHLPQLASNALAATLRLMDVAPRDLGPGGKGMVRLAASAPGMWRDIFDEAPEQLAEGLDLLSRRLGSVAELARERNGAELARLMESTRGWVEEGGR, from the coding sequence GTGACGACCGAATCGGCGCAGCCCAGGCCGATCAGGTCGGGGCCGATCAGGTCGGATCCGGACACGACGGTCGAGCCCGTGCGAGTCGCCGTTCTCGGACTGGGGGTGATGGGCGGCTCGCTCGTCCGTGCTCTGGCAGGTAACCCGGCCTATGAGCTCGCGGGCTGGTCGCCGGTAGCGGACGAGCGCCGAAAGACCCTTGAAGCGGGCCTGCTCCGCAGCGCCTCCTCCGAGCGGCGGGATGCCGTGGAGGCGGCCGACATCGTCGTGCTGGCGACGCCGCTCCGGACGGTGTGCGAGCTTATGGCGGAAATCGCGCGGACCGCTCCGCCGGAAGCCACCGTGACCGATGTCGCCAGCCTCAAGGTGCCGGTTCGGAACGAGGCCAAGCGTGTGGGAGTTTACGAGCGCTGGGTCGGGGCTCACCCCATGGCGGGAAGCGAGAAATCCGGTTTCGACGCTTCCTCGGCGGAGCTCTACTGCGGGGCGCGGGTCTGGATCGCCGACAAGGGGAATTCGGAACCGTCGACGGAAAGAATCGAGCAGGTCGAGGCGCTCTGGCGCGCCGCAGGCGGTGTTCCGGTGCGCACGGACGCCACCGCGCACGACGAGCTCATGGCCGTCGCAAGCCACCTTCCTCAGCTCGCTTCGAACGCCCTGGCGGCCACGCTTCGGCTGATGGACGTCGCGCCGCGGGACCTGGGTCCGGGAGGGAAGGGGATGGTGCGTCTGGCGGCGAGCGCCCCCGGAATGTGGCGCGACATATTCGACGAGGCTCCGGAACAGCTCGCGGAGGGGCTCGATTTGCTCTCCCGTCGTCTCGGAAGCGTGGCCGAACTCGCGAGGGAGCGCAACGGAGCCGAGCTGGCGCGGCTGATGGAATCCACCAGAGGTTGGGTGGAGGAGGGCGGGCGATGA
- the cmk gene encoding (d)CMP kinase → MRGDRADPVIAIDGPGGAGKSTTAHAVAEIIDCRHLDSGALYRAVAFQVLRNGAADPARTDLALAAEAAARQVAIEPLGDEPCFRVLAAGEALGSELRAPEVTSFASKIAVFRGVRDELLGLQRKAIDLGAIVCDGRDMGTVVFPDAALKVFLVAEVEERARRRYLARTDGGPMPATMVADLRIRDERDATRKHAPLAEADEARVIDTTLLTLEEQTEIVAELAVEAGFRRR, encoded by the coding sequence TTGAGGGGCGACCGAGCCGACCCGGTGATCGCCATCGACGGCCCCGGCGGGGCGGGCAAGTCGACGACGGCCCACGCCGTGGCCGAGATCATCGACTGCCGCCATCTCGATTCCGGCGCCCTCTACCGGGCTGTCGCGTTCCAGGTTCTCAGGAACGGCGCTGCGGATCCGGCGCGCACGGATCTGGCGCTGGCCGCCGAAGCCGCCGCGAGGCAGGTAGCTATCGAACCCCTCGGCGACGAACCGTGCTTTCGCGTGCTGGCGGCCGGCGAAGCGCTCGGGAGCGAGTTGCGCGCGCCCGAAGTCACGAGTTTCGCTTCGAAGATCGCGGTATTTCGGGGCGTTCGCGATGAACTGCTCGGACTTCAACGAAAGGCGATTGACCTAGGGGCGATAGTCTGCGATGGCCGGGACATGGGCACGGTGGTCTTCCCCGATGCCGCCCTCAAGGTATTTCTCGTGGCCGAGGTCGAAGAACGGGCGCGCAGGCGCTACCTGGCCAGGACGGACGGCGGTCCCATGCCCGCCACGATGGTCGCCGATCTCAGGATCCGAGACGAACGCGACGCCACTCGGAAACACGCGCCGCTGGCCGAGGCTGACGAGGCCCGAGTCATCGACACCACACTGCTCACCCTGGAAGAGCAGACCGAGATCGTGGCCGAGCTCGCCGTGGAGGCGGGGTTCCGGCGGAGGTAG
- a CDS encoding S1 RNA-binding domain-containing protein, with amino-acid sequence MTDDQSSPAISPELLYDPFGEDILETSTEEFESLLDEHGADFPKFKRDQLVEATVLRVDDGGVILEFGFKSEGSVALDEFSPHPVEGDVVEVLIESLEDEDGVVVLSKRKADFFRVWEQIREAFEAERPIHGTITRKIKGGASVDILGVEAFLPGSQIALRRVQNIDDLVGQDFDLKIIKLNRKRRNIVVSRRILLEAARAKERGTLLKELLVGQVREGQVKNITDFGAFIDLGGLDGLLHITDMSWGRVSHPSEVVQVGMTLDIKVLDVDWNRERISLGLKQLLPYPWREIDRRYPIGARVRGRVVSITNYGAFVELEKGVEGLVHISEMSWTRNVRHPSKVVEIGQELDAVILKVNPKEEKISLGIKQIAVDPWLTLHETHRPGTRLTGTVRNLTAFGAFVEVAPGIDGLVHISDMSWTKRVDSPSKVVHKGQQVEVLVLEVDTNQKRVSLGMRQLQDDPWPELAARFTPGTETEGTVASVEKKGLVVEIENELDGFVPISLSGIDEGEELAPYYRKGDVVTLRVSEFDIRNRRVTLSAVESPERRSADEGPEGMPEEDIEDGENGGNDEDGQDSQDGENGEDGENVEGGENVEGGEDVEGGEDVEGGEDIEDGEDVEDGEDVEDVEDVEDGEDVDDVEDVEDGEDMSRMARTSKTSKTSKTARTSKMARTARTRMSRMARTSRMARTSKMARTSRTRTSRMARTARTRTSRTETRTAPGRSRWSMRLV; translated from the coding sequence ATGACCGACGATCAATCTTCTCCCGCCATCTCACCGGAGCTGCTTTACGATCCGTTCGGCGAGGACATCCTCGAGACCTCTACGGAGGAATTCGAGTCCCTCCTCGATGAGCACGGCGCGGATTTCCCGAAATTCAAGCGCGACCAGTTGGTCGAGGCCACCGTTCTCCGTGTCGACGACGGCGGAGTCATCCTCGAGTTCGGGTTCAAGAGCGAAGGCTCGGTGGCCCTGGACGAGTTCAGTCCCCATCCCGTCGAAGGGGATGTGGTCGAGGTCCTCATCGAGAGCCTCGAGGACGAGGACGGAGTCGTGGTCCTCTCCAAGCGCAAGGCGGACTTCTTCCGGGTCTGGGAGCAGATCCGCGAAGCCTTCGAGGCCGAGCGTCCCATCCACGGCACCATCACCCGCAAGATCAAGGGCGGCGCCTCGGTCGACATTCTGGGGGTGGAGGCGTTCCTCCCCGGATCGCAGATCGCCCTGCGCAGGGTGCAGAACATCGACGACCTGGTGGGCCAGGACTTCGATCTCAAGATCATCAAGCTCAACCGCAAGCGGCGCAACATCGTCGTCTCGCGGCGCATCCTGCTGGAGGCGGCCCGCGCGAAGGAGCGGGGAACACTTCTCAAGGAGCTCCTCGTAGGGCAGGTGCGCGAGGGCCAAGTCAAGAACATCACGGACTTCGGCGCCTTCATCGATCTGGGCGGACTCGACGGCCTCCTCCACATCACGGACATGTCATGGGGAAGGGTCAGCCATCCCTCCGAAGTGGTGCAGGTGGGGATGACTCTCGACATCAAGGTTCTCGACGTGGACTGGAATCGCGAGCGCATCTCTCTCGGCCTGAAGCAGCTTCTACCATATCCGTGGCGCGAGATCGACCGGAGGTACCCGATCGGCGCCCGCGTTCGCGGCCGCGTCGTGTCGATCACCAACTACGGCGCCTTCGTGGAACTCGAGAAGGGCGTGGAAGGACTGGTGCACATCTCGGAGATGTCGTGGACGCGCAACGTGCGCCATCCCTCCAAGGTCGTGGAGATCGGTCAGGAGCTCGACGCCGTCATCCTTAAGGTCAATCCCAAGGAGGAGAAGATCTCGCTCGGCATCAAGCAGATCGCGGTCGATCCCTGGCTGACGCTGCATGAGACGCACCGACCCGGCACCAGGCTGACCGGAACCGTTCGCAACCTCACCGCATTCGGGGCCTTCGTGGAGGTCGCGCCGGGCATAGACGGACTCGTGCACATCTCCGACATGAGCTGGACCAAGCGCGTGGACAGCCCTTCGAAGGTGGTGCACAAGGGCCAACAGGTCGAGGTCCTGGTGCTCGAGGTCGATACGAACCAGAAGCGTGTTTCGCTGGGCATGCGACAGCTCCAGGACGATCCGTGGCCGGAGCTCGCCGCACGCTTCACGCCCGGCACCGAAACCGAGGGCACGGTCGCTTCGGTCGAGAAGAAGGGGCTCGTCGTTGAGATCGAGAACGAACTCGACGGCTTCGTACCCATCTCGCTCTCGGGCATCGACGAGGGCGAGGAGCTCGCGCCCTACTATCGCAAGGGCGACGTCGTGACGCTGAGGGTGTCCGAGTTCGACATCAGGAATCGACGGGTGACCCTCTCCGCCGTGGAGAGCCCGGAACGCAGGTCGGCCGATGAAGGGCCGGAAGGCATGCCGGAAGAAGACATCGAGGACGGCGAAAACGGCGGGAACGACGAGGACGGCCAGGACAGCCAGGACGGCGAAAACGGCGAAGACGGCGAGAACGTCGAAGGTGGCGAGAACGTCGAAGGTGGCGAGGACGTCGAAGGTGGCGAGGACGTCGAAGGTGGCGAGGACATCGAAGATGGCGAAGACGTCGAAGATGGCGAGGACGTCGAAGACGTCGAAGACGTCGAAGATGGCGAGGACGTCGATGACGTCGAAGACGTGGAAGATGGCGAGGACATGTCGAGGATGGCGAGGACGTCGAAGACGTCGAAGACGTCGAAGACGGCCAGAACGTCGAAGATGGCGAGGACGGCCAGAACGAGGATGTCGAGGATGGCGAGGACGTCGAGGATGGCGAGGACGTCGAAGATGGCGAGGACGTCGAGAACGAGGACGTCGAGGATGGCGAGGACGGCCAGAACGAGGACGTCGAGGACTGAGACCCGGACAGCCCCTGGGAGGTCTCGATGGTCGATGAGACTCGTTTGA
- a CDS encoding TonB-dependent receptor, whose protein sequence is MRVKSTGVLLAAGALLLLSDTSISAQVRDTVRVDSTYAARIYELSGITVSVARPAITTGGSSAVEAFLDSLPTPPAPTLEEVLRGMPLLVVRRNSRGEAQPSLRGSEERQIGILVDGIPITLGWDHRSDLSVVPMTAAQGVRVVRGMSSVLYGPNVIGGALEIDVARSSRRPSVNPVELSLGRDHLGGASASLGVGRIFGEDRSTGVVLRAGAGFRDSPGASLPGDLSVELRDRYLSNAEGLRLNSDSRRADAYLAARFRNETGFWVSLFSSAYDVAQGVAPESHQDNPRLWRYPDKRRLINAFSVGTGTVRTPWGTGDLEVSVGADIGSALIESFASERFETVEDTETMEDFTFTARIEADHSLAGRGDLRTAFTYADVNHEEVLGPGPAQSYRQRLWSLAAETEWQLRRHGYTRISLGAALDGADTPLSGDDMPSIGSLSAYGVRIGLSSLVGDGVLAHAAASSRARFPSLRELYSGALGRFLPNPDLSSERLWGAEGGFTLHTGKFELQTVAFHQRLADGIGRTSVQVGDLRLFQRVNRDEIVSTGAEFLVSGQVGSLSLTGDLTLQRVRGKEDDEAIELEYEPSVLGRMGASLPVPGGVDATASTRWVGSQSCENPEIDGLQPVAASAVSDFSVRRGFTVGESSLGRMEAVLSLRNLTDATAFDQCGLPQPGRTLELHLKLW, encoded by the coding sequence ATGCGGGTCAAGTCGACCGGCGTACTCCTGGCGGCGGGAGCCCTGCTCCTCCTGTCCGACACGTCGATCTCCGCCCAGGTGCGCGATACGGTCAGGGTCGATTCCACCTACGCCGCTCGCATTTACGAACTCAGCGGGATAACGGTATCGGTGGCCAGACCGGCCATCACCACGGGCGGATCGAGCGCCGTCGAGGCTTTCCTGGACTCCCTTCCCACGCCACCGGCCCCGACCCTGGAAGAGGTGCTGCGTGGCATGCCGCTCCTGGTGGTGCGCCGAAACTCCCGCGGCGAGGCGCAGCCGTCTCTGCGCGGATCCGAAGAGCGCCAGATCGGAATCCTCGTGGACGGGATCCCGATCACCCTCGGTTGGGATCACCGCTCCGACCTCTCGGTCGTGCCTATGACCGCCGCCCAAGGGGTGCGCGTGGTGCGCGGCATGTCTTCGGTTCTCTACGGCCCCAACGTCATCGGCGGCGCGCTTGAGATAGACGTCGCGCGCTCTTCCAGACGGCCCTCGGTAAACCCGGTCGAGCTGAGCCTGGGTCGGGACCACCTCGGCGGCGCGAGCGCGTCCCTCGGTGTCGGGCGAATCTTCGGAGAGGACCGGAGCACCGGAGTCGTCCTCAGAGCCGGCGCCGGATTCAGGGATTCGCCCGGAGCCTCCCTGCCAGGCGACCTGTCGGTCGAGCTGCGGGATCGATACCTGAGCAACGCCGAAGGGCTGCGTCTCAACAGCGATTCGCGCAGAGCCGACGCGTACCTCGCCGCTCGCTTCCGGAATGAGACCGGCTTTTGGGTTTCGCTCTTCTCCTCCGCCTACGATGTCGCTCAGGGTGTGGCGCCCGAGTCCCATCAGGACAATCCCAGGCTCTGGAGATACCCCGACAAACGACGGCTGATCAACGCTTTTTCCGTTGGGACCGGGACCGTGAGGACCCCGTGGGGCACCGGCGACCTCGAGGTGAGCGTAGGAGCGGACATCGGAAGCGCCCTCATCGAATCCTTCGCCTCCGAGCGTTTCGAGACCGTGGAGGATACCGAAACGATGGAGGATTTCACCTTCACGGCGCGCATCGAAGCCGACCACTCGCTTGCGGGGAGAGGCGACCTGCGCACGGCCTTCACCTACGCCGACGTGAACCACGAAGAGGTCCTGGGACCAGGCCCCGCGCAATCGTACCGGCAGCGGCTGTGGAGCTTGGCCGCCGAGACCGAGTGGCAACTCCGGCGACACGGCTACACCCGGATTTCGCTGGGCGCGGCCCTTGACGGCGCCGATACGCCCCTCAGCGGAGACGACATGCCCTCTATCGGATCGCTCTCCGCCTACGGCGTTCGCATCGGCTTGAGCTCGCTCGTGGGAGATGGCGTGCTCGCCCACGCGGCGGCCAGCAGTCGTGCACGTTTTCCATCGCTGCGCGAGCTGTATTCGGGGGCGCTGGGTCGCTTCCTTCCCAACCCGGACCTCTCTTCCGAGAGACTCTGGGGCGCCGAGGGCGGCTTCACTCTCCATACGGGAAAATTCGAACTCCAGACGGTGGCCTTCCATCAGCGGCTCGCCGACGGTATCGGGCGCACCTCCGTTCAGGTGGGCGATCTCCGACTCTTCCAACGTGTCAATCGCGACGAAATCGTGAGCACGGGAGCGGAGTTCCTCGTCTCGGGCCAGGTCGGCAGTCTCTCCCTGACCGGCGACCTGACTCTCCAGCGTGTGCGGGGCAAGGAGGACGACGAGGCCATCGAGCTCGAGTACGAACCTTCCGTCCTCGGCCGCATGGGCGCCAGCCTCCCTGTCCCGGGAGGCGTCGACGCCACGGCGAGCACGCGATGGGTCGGGTCGCAGAGCTGCGAGAATCCTGAGATTGACGGACTCCAGCCCGTTGCCGCGAGCGCCGTCAGCGACTTCTCGGTCAGGCGTGGATTCACTGTCGGGGAAAGCTCTCTCGGGCGCATGGAGGCGGTTCTCTCGCTGCGCAATCTCACCGACGCCACCGCCTTCGACCAGTGTGGGCTGCCGCAACCGGGTCGCACGCTGGAGTTGCATCTCAAGCTTTGGTAG
- the aroA gene encoding 3-phosphoshikimate 1-carboxyvinyltransferase gives MTRVLVPGDKSISQRALIFGALADGVSRLRGVLAGEDARSTAAALRALGAGIPELPEDGSEIAVRGVGLGGLVPPERRLDLGNSGTGARLLLGVLAGSGLEAVVTGDASLRSRPMRRIVDPLTELGASFEALERDGRLPLRVRGAGRARTLAWSSPVASAQVKSAILLGGVVGGAAVSVSEPHRSRDHSERMLRAMGATVLAGESPEASGWRVDMPMPPSRLAPLDYAVPRDPSSAAFAAAAAVVGATDGELELPGVGLNPHRIAFFKVLRRMGADVKVDHRRHAGNPSADFEPVGEVRAGPSNLRGLEILPQEVPGMIDELPLLAVLGAVAEGETVISGAGELRAKESDRISALVTNLRAVGAQVEERPDGLTVFGSRSPLQGRVRAFADHRIAMAFAVLGRIPGNEIQIDTPEVAAVSYPGFWRMLAETCA, from the coding sequence ATGACCCGCGTGCTGGTGCCGGGCGACAAATCGATCAGCCAGCGAGCTCTCATCTTCGGTGCCTTGGCCGACGGAGTCAGCCGCCTGCGCGGCGTGCTCGCCGGGGAAGACGCCCGTTCGACCGCCGCGGCGCTCCGTGCCTTGGGTGCCGGCATCCCGGAACTCCCGGAAGACGGTTCCGAGATCGCCGTGCGGGGAGTGGGCCTCGGAGGGCTCGTACCGCCGGAGCGGAGGCTCGACCTCGGCAACAGCGGCACGGGCGCCCGTCTGTTGCTGGGAGTCCTCGCCGGATCAGGGCTCGAAGCCGTAGTCACCGGCGACGCCTCGCTCCGTTCCAGACCGATGCGGCGCATCGTCGATCCGCTCACCGAGCTCGGCGCCTCTTTCGAAGCCCTCGAACGAGACGGCCGCCTTCCGCTCCGGGTGCGCGGTGCGGGCCGAGCGCGGACGCTGGCGTGGTCGAGCCCGGTCGCGAGCGCACAGGTGAAGAGCGCCATCCTGCTCGGGGGCGTGGTGGGGGGAGCGGCGGTGAGCGTGAGCGAGCCGCACCGATCCCGCGACCACAGCGAGCGGATGTTGCGCGCCATGGGTGCGACCGTGCTCGCAGGCGAGAGTCCCGAAGCGTCGGGCTGGCGCGTCGACATGCCGATGCCGCCCTCCCGCCTGGCTCCGCTCGACTACGCCGTACCCCGCGATCCGTCGTCGGCGGCTTTCGCCGCAGCGGCGGCGGTGGTCGGTGCGACCGACGGAGAGCTCGAGCTTCCGGGAGTCGGGCTCAACCCGCACCGCATAGCCTTCTTCAAGGTACTCCGGCGCATGGGCGCCGATGTGAAGGTCGATCACCGACGGCACGCCGGGAACCCTTCGGCGGACTTCGAGCCCGTGGGCGAGGTACGCGCCGGCCCTTCCAACCTTCGCGGTCTGGAAATCCTCCCTCAGGAGGTGCCGGGGATGATAGACGAGTTGCCCCTGTTGGCCGTGCTCGGGGCGGTCGCGGAAGGAGAGACCGTCATCTCCGGAGCCGGGGAGCTTCGCGCCAAGGAATCGGACCGGATCAGCGCTCTCGTCACCAACCTGAGAGCGGTGGGTGCGCAAGTGGAAGAGAGGCCGGATGGCCTGACGGTGTTCGGGTCGCGCAGTCCGCTGCAGGGCCGGGTGCGGGCCTTCGCCGACCACCGCATTGCGATGGCCTTCGCCGTTCTCGGGAGGATCCCCGGGAACGAGATTCAAATCGATACACCGGAGGTCGCCGCGGTCAGCTATCCGGGATTCTGGCGGATGCTTGCGGAAACATGCGCTTGA
- the rnz gene encoding ribonuclease Z, whose translation MLRVTFLGTSAARPTSGRNVSALAVQRGGERFLFDCGEGTQRQMMRYRTGFGVNHVFVTHTHADHILGIPGLLRTMALEGRTDPIRVLGPPGSFRELREIVEVGQGSARLPVTVEEAAPGPVFRGNGFRLEAFPVSHGRSAVGWALVEDERRGRFDAELADRLGVPDGPVRGRLHRGEDVEVDGKFLRGRDFVGRARRGRKVVYTGDTRPAVTTIDHARAADLLVHEATFTGDESARARETFHSTASEAARVAMQSGVRRLILTHVSARYSDDPKPLRDEARAIFPETVVARDGMSIEVALPDDENGAP comes from the coding sequence ATTCTCAGGGTCACCTTCCTCGGGACCTCGGCGGCGCGCCCGACATCGGGACGAAACGTCAGCGCGCTCGCGGTCCAGCGCGGCGGTGAACGCTTCCTCTTCGATTGCGGGGAGGGGACGCAGCGCCAGATGATGCGCTACCGCACCGGATTCGGTGTGAACCACGTCTTCGTCACCCACACCCACGCCGACCACATCCTTGGCATTCCCGGGCTTCTCAGAACTATGGCCCTGGAAGGCCGGACCGATCCGATTCGGGTACTGGGGCCGCCGGGTTCGTTTCGCGAACTGCGGGAGATCGTCGAGGTCGGGCAGGGGAGCGCTCGGCTCCCGGTGACGGTCGAGGAGGCGGCGCCCGGCCCGGTCTTTCGCGGCAACGGCTTTCGCCTCGAGGCCTTCCCGGTCTCGCACGGGCGCAGCGCGGTGGGATGGGCCTTGGTGGAGGACGAACGCCGGGGACGCTTCGACGCCGAGCTCGCCGACCGGCTGGGCGTTCCCGACGGACCCGTTCGCGGCCGGCTCCATCGCGGTGAGGATGTGGAGGTCGACGGGAAATTCCTCCGGGGCCGCGATTTCGTGGGCCGTGCGCGCAGGGGGCGCAAGGTGGTCTACACGGGCGACACTCGCCCTGCGGTCACCACTATCGATCACGCCCGCGCGGCCGACCTGCTCGTCCACGAGGCCACCTTCACTGGCGACGAGTCCGCACGGGCACGCGAGACCTTTCACTCGACCGCCTCGGAGGCCGCACGGGTCGCCATGCAGTCGGGGGTGCGCAGGCTGATCCTCACCCACGTGTCGGCTCGTTATTCGGACGATCCCAAGCCGCTTCGTGACGAAGCGCGCGCGATTTTCCCGGAAACCGTGGTGGCTCGGGACGGCATGAGTATCGAGGTGGCTCTCCCCGACGACGAAAACGGCGCGCCGTGA